A segment of the Spirochaetota bacterium genome:
CATCGCTTGAGTTTGACCATGCAGATATATATAAAAATATTGATGAGATAGTAGTATGGTTTTCGCGCCTTAAAAACCTTATTCCTGCAAATGGATGTATTGTATATAATGGCATGTATTCGCATTTGCGCGCAATTAATGGAAAGCCGCTATCGGTCACAAAAAATTATGGAATGTCGGATGCTGATTGTCGTTATCTTTATAAGGATGGCATTCTCACAATTTCAATGGATAGCAAAACAATACGTGCAAAGCCAAAAATTTTTGGCAACTTTAACTATCAGAATATTGCTGCCGCGGTAGCAATGGCTCTGACCCTTGGAGTATCGGAAGAGGCAATAGCATCTGCCATTGACTCATTTGAAGGAGTAAAACGCAGACAGGAGATTCTTTATTCCAGTAACTATCTCACAATTATTGAGGATTTTGCACACCACCCAACAGCAATACACAACGTTTTACATGAGGTGTCAGAGCGCTATCCTGGGTCACAAATCATTGCAGTGTATGAACCGCGATCAGCAACCAGCAGACGCAATGTATTTCAGCAAGAACTACCACTTGCATTTTCTGATGCAGATTTTGTCTTGATGAAACGGCCATACCGTCTGGATAAAGTGCCAGAACATGAACAGATTAATATTGACCAGGTAATTGATGAGGTAAGGGGTCAGAGCATTCCAGCGTATGTATTTGAAACTGTTGATGAGATAGTTTGTGAAGCATTTAAACAGATACAGAATAAACATACCGTTATGGTGGTCATGAGTAATGGGGGATTTGATGGCATATATGATCTTCTGGTTTCACAAGCACAAAAGCTTTTTGGAAATTGAATGGCGGTGAATAAAAAATAGTTGACATTTGTTGTATGTTTTATGTATTGTTTATGTAGGTAAATAAATTTACACGTTATATATATGGTAGTGGGTAAACTTAATATAACAGCTATTTTAATTTGGTGGTGGTGGCGTCAGGATAACAACTATCCGGGCGCTTGAGGAAGTTAGTTTATAATAGGGAAATCCTTAAAGGCTACGGATACTATTGTTAACCGTAGCCTTTTTATTTGTAATAAGCAATATTTTTAAAATTATATGATTCAAAAAAGGAGGATATAATGGCAAAGGATTCAACTAAAATACAGTTACCCGAAAAGGAGATGCCACGGCAATGGTATAATATTCTGGCTGATTTACCCAAACCTATGGACCCGCCTATAAGTCCTGCAACTGGCAAGCCAGTAACACCAGATGAATTGC
Coding sequences within it:
- a CDS encoding Mur ligase domain-containing protein, whose translation is MLDIFKKPLLHIHFIGICGVGMSALAGMLLSQGHKVSGSDTDMYPPISTQLETLNIPLFKGFSSDTIETIKPDLVIIGNAISRGNPEVEAVLNKRIAYLSMAQSLYNFFLYNKEVIGVAGTHGKTTTTALLAYILDKAGMEPSFFIGGIPKNYGKNYHIGKGNYFVIEADEYDSAYFEKIPKFMIYRPTHCIMTSLEFDHADIYKNIDEIVVWFSRLKNLIPANGCIVYNGMYSHLRAINGKPLSVTKNYGMSDADCRYLYKDGILTISMDSKTIRAKPKIFGNFNYQNIAAAVAMALTLGVSEEAIASAIDSFEGVKRRQEILYSSNYLTIIEDFAHHPTAIHNVLHEVSERYPGSQIIAVYEPRSATSRRNVFQQELPLAFSDADFVLMKRPYRLDKVPEHEQINIDQVIDEVRGQSIPAYVFETVDEIVCEAFKQIQNKHTVMVVMSNGGFDGIYDLLVSQAQKLFGN